GGCAACACGTCTCGTATCTGGAGAACGTCGTATATGGACGACGACATTCGGATTGTCCACGCCGGACAAACTGGTCTGAAAGAAGACGAGTACGTTTTCTATACCAAGCGCACGCCAAAACCATAACGGAACGGGATAACCTAATTCACCAGTTTTCAGAGTGCTTATCGCTTGAGATTGTTCAACCTTGCCTCTAGTTCCGATAACGCTGGATCGTCGCCTCCacctccagcaacagcagctACCTTCGTCGGGCCTTCAGCCACACCATTCGTCGGTACCGTCAATCCAGCCGTCGCGGGCAATTCTTCTCCGAATGTGATGCCAATTTCATCCAAAACTTGACCGACAATCctgtcttcttcctcctcggtCCCTTCACCTTCTAACGCATCATCGATAGCGTCGCCCATTACTTCTTGCATCATATCAGTGCGtgcattttccttttcaaactCTGCCATCATTTTCGTGATCGTGGGGACGTTGACGGCTTTGTTCATTTTCCCCATAGCCTTTGCAGTATTTTGCATAGCTTCTGCCATTGCTTGGTGAGATTTGACGGTCTGAAGTTTCAGAGCGCATCCTTGCAAATGCGATCGCATTTCAATAAATTTGGTAATATATTGTCGCGTCCTCACCAGATCCTGGGAGCACCACAGCAACATTTGGTCAGTTATGCAGCCACTACCAGACTACCACGCCACACGTTCGTAAAGATACACATACCTTAGCCATGATTTTCACAGACTGCATTTGGTTTTCCTTCGCCGCCTTTTTGATCTCAATCGTCAAACGTTTTTCTTCCCTTTCAAGTCCAGCCTTCTCTCGATCCAGCTCTCGGACCGCCCTATTTATCATGCGCTTGTTCTCCCGCAGAACCTCCTTTAATGGTTTATCTCGGCCCCATACATTTCCCATCGTTGAAAATTTTAGCAGCACCCTGTTGTCGTGCCAGTCGCAAAAGGAAGATGATGAATCGTGGCGACgacaactaactgtaagatgTGTGTCCGTTTACATTTACGGTTAGTGCCGCCTCTTCCGTTGCAAAATGGGGGTGACAAGACTTCCTAGAAACCCGGAAAGTATGAATCATTCCATTCCAGCGGAAACACTTTACTTGGTTCACGAGAAAAGTAGCCGTGAGGGAATCAGAGTTATCAAATCCATTAATGCAAACGGATGCTAACCTCAATAGCCTTaatgcttttgttggaattTTTTTCTGTTTCCTATATACCACGCATAGAAGTATTGTGCGCAAATTTTAAGTTTAAATGCACTGGAAGTCAAGAAAGCGTTTCCTATCCCAGAAACAATGCCGATGTGAGCACAAGAGTCTCCCAAACAGTAGACACGACGTAGGGATACCATCCAAGCGGAGCCTAGTTGAAACTTCCTGGTGCGATAGTAATTTACCTTCAACTTAGAGCCATGTCGCAATCGGCCGGTTTTCAAATTTCTAAGAAATTGTTCATAGTCAGCTCCgcttgactgactgtgagcacaACTAGCTAGCCGAGCCTGATTTGATGATATTTACACTTAGTTGCTGTCTGAAGCTTTCAGGTATGCTTCTGGTCATGATTGATTTGATAGCTTTCCCCTCTTAACTTTCCTACACGGAATGActcaatggaaagaaaacTGCTTTGGCACGGCTTTTGACTCCTTGGGAGGTTTGTGAAGTTTTCGATAAGTACATGCCCAAGCATTGTGAAAACCATCACTTGTATGTCAAAAGTCAAGTTGTTCCGCCCTTTTAAAGCTTGTTCATTAAACAGCTAACAGACAGCCAAATGGCTTGGCCTTCCTGTAGGTTTCTCTTAGAGCTACAGGTAGAAACCTATTCCGAGTCCCGCTCACAAACCTGAGCATTTGGTGGTTCGCGATGAAGAAAATATAGAGTGTAGTTGAGGGCAGACGCCTTGAGGCAATGACATTGTACTGTATATCACCCTGGACGTTCCAACAAGAGGAAAATTAGCAGAAGTTGCGGCACAACTCAGGAAGTTGATCAACCAAACTCCTATGGAATCGATCCTTCACAGTTCCGAGGTCTATGGTCACCGTGGGACTGTACGGACAAAATAGATCGAGTTCATCGTTGAACCCAGAACCTAGGCTGTGTTCGTAAAACGCAGCTTTCACGTAGTCACAGCCATCGCAACGCCACCATGGGTTATCGGTTCCAGCCGGAAAGGGTGCACAGGAAAGGTACCGACACCAGGAACACGGGGATGGgtcgtcgccatcattgaTCCATAGTTTCCAAGACGTCAAGGCCAAAAGTAACAGAGTGACTGTAAGTCCACAAAATCGGTAAGCAGTCTTTCTTATTCTATGCACCTGGATTTCCATTTTTGGGTAGAAAGCCTTTCCACCCAACCGTTGCACTATAGCCAAGCCAAAGGTGAAGCCATAGAGAAAGCCTCCCATGTGAGCAAAATTGTCAATATAAGGAGTCAATCCAATTGAGACGTTCAGTGCCACCTCGAAAATCAGCCAAACTACAACAGAtcggattgggaaagagtAGCTGGGATCGTCCCGTGATGCTTGAATGACATGCCAGTTGGCGCAAACATCAGCCAGACAGAGGCCCAATAGGCCAAAAATTCCACCAGATGCACCGACACTGATGGCGCTAGGCATCAGCAAGGCACTCGCAATGTTGCCTCCAACGGACGAAATGAGGAAAATCAATGCGGTCTTCAACCAGCCGTGAACCCTCTCAACAGACCGCCCAATTAAACCTATAGCCAGCATATTTATGACGTAGTGAATAATACCTGCATGCAAGACGATCGGCACAAAGATGCGAAACCATTCCTGCTCATCGTGAATATATGGAGCATACAAGGCCCCCATCTTAATCAAGGTTTCCGCTGATGGTCCAAACATGGGATTGGAGCGGATTGGCTCAAACCGCCAGTCATTGAGCTGTAGACTCCGTATCATtaatcctgtagacacggcAATGACAGCAAGCGTAAAATAGGGTAATGGTGCCAGCCTTTCACGAAGGTCGAGATAGTCTTTCCACTCCAAGTACATCCCATTCATTTGAAATCGTAAAGTCGCCTCCTTAGACCATTCTAAGTCGGCTCGTAGGTCATCGAGATAGGCAAACGATCCTAAAATTCCCCATGGTTGACTTTTCCAACGCTCGTGACGGCATCGGCGCGCCTGTCGGAAGAAGTCCAGGACAGCGGAATAGTCCAGTGTTGGCAGGTCATCCACCGCATTCTCGTCTGTTGATTCCATCGAGGCCGACGAATCAACTGTATCTTCTACAGATACTGTTCCCGTCTCTGTATCACAAACCATCAAGTCGTTTGTGCTGTCAAAGTCGGTGACCGGATCGACAGTGAACGATGCGATCTCGGCTATCGTTGCCGTCCCCGAGTGATCAGGATCGGGATGTATCTTCGGGTTTTGCGTGACCAACTTATTGCAACCGTTGAGTGCTGGAAAGTCCTCATTGTGCAAAAAGGGAGACTCGTTCTCGTTTTCAATGGTGTCTGTTGAGTCCATGGTGCTACCGCTCGCTGTACGGTAACCCGCTGTGGAAATTTGTGAGCCTCCCACATCACGAACTCCTTGACTTGAGGATCGCCAAATCCGACTCGTCCACGT
This portion of the Phaeodactylum tricornutum CCAP 1055/1 chromosome 19, whole genome shotgun sequence genome encodes:
- a CDS encoding predicted protein; this translates as MGNVWGRDKPLKEVLRENKRMINRAVRELDREKAGLEREEKRLTIEIKKAAKENQMQSVKIMAKDLVRTRQYITKFIEMRSHLQGCALKLQTVKSHQAMAEAMQNTAKAMGKMNKAVNVPTITKMMAEFEKENARTDMMQEVMGDAIDDALEGEGTEEEEDRIVGQVLDEIGITFGEELPATAGLTVPTNGVAEGPTKVAAVAGGG
- a CDS encoding predicted protein, encoding MIRSLQLNDWRFEPIRSNPMFGPSAETLIKMGALYAPYIHDEQEWFRIFVPIVLHAGIIHYVINMLAIGLIGRSVERVHGWLKTALIFLISSVGGNIASALLMPSAISVGASGGIFGLLGLCLADVCANWHVIQASRDDPSYSFPIRSVVVWLIFEVALNVSIGLTPYIDNFAHMGGFLYGFTFGLAIVQRLGGKAFYPKMEIQVHRIRKTAYRFCGLTVTLLLLALTSWKLWINDGDDPSPCSWCRYLSCAP